ACAACCAAGCAATCCACTTGCCATTCTACAAAgcaatatatatcttatatatgtgataataataatatgtataatatgtacaATAATATATAATTCTTTATGATATTGCATAAAGAATTCCTTTGAATGAGATATTAAGCAGAACATTGGAAATATCATAGACATCTAtctcacaagaaaagaaaataaatagaccTTAATGTATACAAGAATTCTCAgccccaaaataagaaaaatgtaaattaattgaATGCTATTTTAGACCCATTAGACTGTCAGGGTAAAGGAATGCTTCAGGGAGGATGTGGATCACCAGGAATTTTCAAGGGTGGGGTAAACAGATTTAAGCTCTTAAAACTTTTTGGAACTAACCCAAATGGAAAAGCTCCTCTTTTAGATCTGATAATTTTACCCCAataacaaaattatcttttaattccTTCAAAGGACATAGAGGAGAATGTTAAATAagctttattataaaagaaaaaaaagtcaccgAAACTTCATCAATGCCAGAAATGctccatattttaatttcatcacaCATAATATTCAACTACAGAGCATTGAAAATAGATGAATCACTGCCACACCCAACAGCATGACTGATTCTGAAGCAAAATCACAGGACTAACAAGAAGTCATGGAATTCACGTATTAAATCTGAACAGCAATAgtagttaatttatttaataagagGGATACCTAAAGGATTGATTTTTACAAATCCATAAGAGTCTAAGTAATCGACAGCTCTGCGGAGCCTAAGTGATCAAACACTGGCATCAATAGTGACTCCATCCATCCAACTCCCACCTCTCGTCACAGTGCCTCCTGTGTGCTGTGTGTCCTCTGCTTCTGCTATAGGGAAACACAGGATTGCATTTATAGCCTGTCCACAGAATCAGGTAAAATCTCCTGCTCTACAAATCCCCTTCTTACAAGCAAGTAACAGTCACCATTTATCCCACATATATTGCATGTTAACAGGACGGGATCTGGAGATATTCTGAGGGCCGTTATTCAGTCCACTTCAAGGATACAATGTGGCTGACCCATGATCCATGACTTCCTAGTTAAGTCACCAGGAGCAGACTCTCAGAGTGTCACCTCAGGCATCCTGTCCAGATGTGACATCGCCCATGCAGTTATGGCCTGGGGACAGGAACAGAACAAGTGCTAGGATGAGGCCACTTCATGGGGATCTGAATGAAGCTCCACATCTGTCCCAGTGCATTCCCAGACTCTGAGGATCTAGGAATGGAAGGTGACTCTCTTCATTGGTGGAGCTATCATATGCATAGTATTCTTTTCTTATTAGCACAGAAGTCATCTTCACTGAAATATTCTACTACTTCACAGTCATCTCAAACCACTGACATCATTTAATTATGCCAGTTCTCAGATAGACAATGTGTGTGTTGATGCTCTTTTGCCTCACACAGATATGAGTTACCACTAAGAGGTCCAAGGAATTGCTTCCTGGGTTACGAATTTGCACCCTTTGTCTCACAGCAGGTTCGACAGTGGAAGGCAGCTGGGATGGCCCTGGACAAGAGCTCCAGGGGAAGCTGTTCTGCAGATGTGACCACGCTTTCCTGTGTCCATCCTTTCCCTGTTCTGCTTCACTAATGTGCCATCTACTGAGGGTGCAACACAGAGAAATCCACTACAACTGGAACCCCTGTTTTAGACTCCACTTCTGTGGAACctgaacaaagaaaatgagttTAGAGAATGGAAAAGATAAGTCAAACATCACCAACCTAGACCACCTGAAAAGTAAGGTTTCAACCAAGTCGAAATGCAAGCAGTCATTGTGTTATCTCAACATCTTAGAAGGATGTAATGACAAAAGTGTCAGGTATTCTAGCTAAGCAGGAACACTGTCACTGTGACTTACTCTGGAGACCCCATGTCATAGATGAGAAGTTGTATGTCAAAGGAGTTTTCTGAAGGCCTCCTTcatgtccctgttcctcaggctgtagataaAGGGGTTCAGCATCTGAGGGACCAGAGTGTACATCACTGAAGCCACAGCAGAATTCCTGGGTGAGTCAGTCAATGAAGAGCTAACGTACACCCCAAATGCTGTCCCATAGAACAAGGAGACAACACacaggtgagacccacaggtggaaaAGGCTTTATGCTTTCCTTCTGATGATGGAATTCTCAAGACAGAGGACACAATGTAAATGTAAGAGAAAATGATCCCAGAGAGAGGAACACCAGCAAAgatgcaaaatgaaatataaatcaaGATGTTCTCAATGAAGGTGTCAGAACAGGCCAGCTTGATGATCTGAGCaagttcacagaagaagtgggGCATCTCCAGGTCTGAGCAGAAGGACAGCTGTAGCACCATCAGAGTGTGCAGTAGGGTGTCCACAGTGCTGATGGACAAGGAGACCAGAACCAGCAGGACACACAGGCAGGGGTTCATCAGAACTGTGTACCTGAGTGGATGgcaaatggccacatagcggtcataggccatcactgcAAGGAGACAATTCTCCATACCAACAAAAACTATTACAAAGCAGACCTGAGAGAGGCATCCCATGTAGGAGATGCTCTGATCCTGTCTCAGGATGTTCACTAACATCTTGGGGATGATGATTGTGCTTAAGGAGATGTCATTAATAGACAGGTtgcagaggaagaagtacatgggggtgtggaggtgggagtcagagctgacagccaggatgatgagcaggttccccaggatggtgaccaggtacatggacaggaacaggCTGAAGATgaggggctgcagggctgggtcCTCTGTCAGTCCCAGGAGAAGGAATTCTGAAACAGCTGTGTGGTTTCTAGCTTCCATTATGTTGATCAATCTGTTGCAAACAAGGTGGTGAATATACATAGATCTGTGGCAGCAGCCCAACGTGGGGATGTGTCTGAACACCACTCCTGAGACACTTTGATCTCTGCACGTCGCATCTAGAACTCTGAGAACATCAGTTTCTGTTGCAAAGCCACTAGTCTGTGGTAGGTGGTTATGGCATTCCTGACAGCTAATATTCCCAACACCAAATAAGATTTTGAGTAAATGTCAGAGTGCTTTGTGAGAGTCATCACCATTGAGAAAGGGAAGATTTCCTGCCTGAAGGAAATGGCCCATGTGCTTGTGCACAGAGTGGAAGAACAGGAGCTGTGTGACATCAGGTGAGGGCCTATGGGAAGGGTTAAGGGGTGGAGACTGACTTGCTGGGCATGGATCTTGTTTCTCATCGTCTTCTGCACATGCTTTCTCCTGCTTCCCCAGGATGAAATTCTCAAAACACGTCTTCCCTCATTCCTACAGCATTATCTAGGGGACTCTGTGTTCCCTTTCTGGTTTCAAGAGGAAAGAAGCTGAACATCTTACCTGAATACTGAAGATGGAAAATCTGTTTCAGGACGTGCAGACAGGCCAGAGGGATATTGGGATCCT
This genomic interval from Marmota flaviventris isolate mMarFla1 chromosome 1, mMarFla1.hap1, whole genome shotgun sequence contains the following:
- the LOC114107525 gene encoding olfactory receptor 7G2-like — encoded protein: MEARNHTAVSEFLLLGLTEDPALQPLIFSLFLSMYLVTILGNLLIILAVSSDSHLHTPMYFFLCNLSINDISLSTIIIPKMLVNILRQDQSISYMGCLSQVCFVIVFVGMENCLLAVMAYDRYVAICHPLRYTVLMNPCLCVLLVLVSLSISTVDTLLHTLMVLQLSFCSDLEMPHFFCELAQIIKLACSDTFIENILIYISFCIFAGVPLSGIIFSYIYIVSSVLRIPSSEGKHKAFSTCGSHLCVVSLFYGTAFGVYVSSSLTDSPRNSAVASVMYTLVPQMLNPFIYSLRNRDMKEAFRKLL